A single genomic interval of Staphylococcus hyicus harbors:
- the rnhC gene encoding ribonuclease HIII: MANLVKILTQAEIDQLMKKIKMDTSKLAPGMIAKAKYQGVTISIYKSRKVMFQGANVDSVAASLLGETISKVSSNNHQSPKNKTYPYNQQSCIGSDEAGSGDYFGPLTVCACYVSKTHIDLLKTLGVDDSKKLNDAKIVSLAEQLVTFLPHSLLVLDNPRYNERQAMGWSQVKMKAVLHNECIKNVLKKVDMDNVDAIVIDQFAERDVYQRYALGDVPLSERTHFETKGESKSLAIAAASIISRYAFVKHMDRLSKQMHQTILKGASGKVDLLAARLIEKHGLHQLDQITKKHFSNRNKALKLIESKGSKSY; the protein is encoded by the coding sequence ATGGCAAATTTAGTTAAAATATTAACTCAAGCAGAAATAGATCAATTAATGAAAAAGATTAAAATGGACACATCTAAATTAGCACCTGGTATGATTGCCAAAGCCAAGTACCAAGGCGTGACTATTAGTATTTACAAGTCACGTAAAGTGATGTTTCAAGGAGCCAATGTCGATTCCGTTGCTGCATCACTGTTAGGAGAGACTATCTCAAAAGTTTCATCCAACAACCATCAATCTCCAAAAAACAAAACGTATCCTTACAATCAACAAAGTTGTATCGGTAGTGACGAAGCCGGGAGTGGTGATTATTTTGGTCCGTTGACCGTTTGTGCTTGTTATGTAAGTAAAACACATATTGACCTACTTAAGACGCTAGGTGTTGACGATTCAAAAAAATTAAATGATGCGAAAATTGTATCACTCGCTGAACAATTGGTTACATTTCTCCCTCACTCGTTACTTGTATTAGATAATCCTAGGTATAATGAACGCCAAGCGATGGGGTGGTCACAAGTCAAAATGAAAGCTGTATTGCATAATGAGTGTATAAAAAATGTGCTAAAAAAGGTTGATATGGATAATGTTGATGCTATTGTCATTGACCAATTTGCAGAACGAGATGTATATCAACGGTACGCACTTGGAGATGTTCCATTAAGCGAACGCACTCACTTCGAAACTAAAGGTGAATCGAAGTCGCTTGCAATTGCCGCTGCAAGTATCATTTCTAGGTATGCGTTTGTCAAACATATGGATCGTTTATCCAAACAAATGCATCAAACCATTTTAAAGGGTGCTAGTGGAAAAGTGGATCTTCTGGCTGCACGTCTAATTGAAAAGCACGGGTTACATCAACTCGATCAAATTACAAAAAAACATTTTAGCAACCGAAATAAAGCCCTGAAACTAATTGAATCTAAAGGTTCTAAATCATATTAA
- the pheT gene encoding phenylalanine--tRNA ligase subunit beta, which translates to MLISKEWLESYVAVDVSIEDLAERITRAGIEVDNIKDFTDNIKHLVVGYVESIQKHPDADKLNICQVNIGEAEPVQIVCGASNVDAGQTVIVAKVGGRLPGGIKIKRAKLRGQVSEGMICSLQEIGLASNVVPKAYEDGIYNFTTQVEPGTNALQALYLDDQLMEFDLTPNRSDALSMIGTAYEVGALYHQPVQKPDTSIQSETGQAHEELDVQVENEDKVPYYSARIVKNVHIAPSPEWMQARLMKAGIRPINNVVDISNYVLLEYGQPLHMFDQDHIGSKEIVVRQAREGETMTTLDDQERQLQTNDIVITNGEKPIALGGVMGGDFSEVTNQTTNVVVEGALFDPVSIRHTSRRLNLRSESSSRFEKGLATEFVNEAVDRACHLLESLANGTVIKGRVSKGELGSFTHTIDITVDKVNRTIGFNVSESEMVEALEQLGFKTTVEHDTLCVTVPSRRPDIKIEADIIEEIARIYGYDNLPSSLPVFETVSSGALTDRQRKTRVVRSALEGAGLSQAMTYSLVDEKRATAFTTEKRDVIKLLMPMSEAHSTLRQSLIPHLIDAAQYNVARKSQNIALYEIGNVFFSNGEGQLPDEVEYLSGVMTGEYVANPWQAKKEMVDFYLVKGVVDRVADKLSLTFDYETAQVDGLHPGRTAKVLCQGEAIGFIGELHPSVAKAYDLGRTYVFELNYEKIMAFNVGYINYHQIPKFPGVTRDIALVVDTEVRVSSLIQTIQHSGGRLLKEASVFDVYDGEHMETGKKSVAIRLDYLDTENTLTEAQVAEVHDVILTALERQGATLRG; encoded by the coding sequence ATGTTAATTTCTAAAGAATGGTTAGAATCGTATGTAGCTGTCGATGTGTCGATTGAAGACTTAGCAGAACGCATTACACGTGCAGGTATTGAAGTAGATAATATTAAAGATTTCACTGACAATATTAAACATTTAGTGGTAGGCTATGTTGAATCCATACAAAAACATCCTGACGCGGATAAATTGAATATTTGTCAAGTAAATATAGGAGAAGCTGAGCCTGTGCAAATCGTTTGTGGTGCGTCTAATGTTGACGCAGGGCAAACTGTTATCGTTGCTAAAGTCGGTGGTCGTTTACCGGGTGGTATAAAAATTAAGCGCGCAAAATTACGTGGGCAAGTTTCTGAAGGTATGATATGTTCATTACAAGAAATTGGATTAGCTAGTAATGTGGTACCTAAAGCATATGAGGATGGAATCTATAACTTTACGACACAAGTTGAACCTGGAACTAACGCATTACAAGCGCTTTATTTAGATGACCAATTGATGGAATTTGATTTAACACCAAACCGTTCTGATGCATTAAGTATGATAGGGACGGCCTATGAAGTGGGTGCTTTATATCATCAGCCTGTTCAAAAACCGGATACGTCTATTCAGTCTGAAACAGGTCAAGCGCATGAGGAGTTAGACGTTCAAGTTGAAAATGAAGACAAAGTTCCTTATTATAGCGCGCGTATTGTAAAAAATGTTCACATTGCGCCATCGCCTGAATGGATGCAAGCACGTTTAATGAAAGCAGGTATTCGTCCGATTAATAATGTGGTTGATATTTCAAATTATGTGTTACTTGAATATGGTCAACCGTTGCATATGTTCGATCAAGATCACATCGGTTCAAAAGAAATCGTTGTTCGCCAAGCACGTGAAGGTGAAACGATGACGACATTAGATGACCAAGAACGTCAATTGCAGACTAATGATATCGTTATTACGAATGGTGAAAAGCCGATTGCTTTAGGTGGCGTCATGGGCGGTGATTTCTCAGAAGTGACTAATCAAACAACAAATGTCGTTGTCGAAGGGGCTTTGTTTGATCCAGTATCAATACGTCACACGTCACGCCGTTTAAACTTAAGAAGCGAATCTTCTAGTCGTTTCGAAAAAGGATTAGCGACAGAATTTGTAAATGAAGCAGTGGACCGCGCGTGTCACCTTTTAGAATCGCTAGCAAACGGTACAGTTATAAAAGGGCGCGTATCAAAAGGAGAGTTAGGGTCATTTACACATACGATTGACATTACGGTTGATAAAGTGAATCGTACGATTGGATTTAATGTTTCTGAGTCAGAAATGGTTGAAGCTTTAGAACAATTAGGATTTAAAACAACAGTGGAACATGATACGTTATGTGTAACCGTGCCTTCACGTCGTCCAGATATTAAAATTGAAGCAGATATTATTGAAGAAATCGCTCGTATTTATGGGTATGATAATTTACCTTCTTCGCTTCCTGTATTTGAAACTGTATCTAGTGGTGCTTTAACAGACCGTCAACGTAAAACACGTGTTGTACGTAGTGCGCTTGAAGGAGCAGGATTATCACAAGCGATGACCTATTCACTTGTAGATGAAAAACGTGCAACTGCGTTTACAACAGAAAAACGTGATGTCATTAAATTATTAATGCCGATGAGTGAAGCGCATTCTACATTACGTCAAAGTTTAATTCCACACTTAATCGATGCAGCACAATATAATGTTGCCCGTAAAAGTCAAAATATTGCATTATACGAAATAGGAAATGTTTTCTTTAGTAATGGTGAAGGGCAATTACCGGATGAAGTGGAATATTTGAGTGGCGTTATGACAGGTGAATATGTGGCTAATCCATGGCAAGCTAAAAAAGAAATGGTAGACTTTTACCTTGTCAAAGGTGTTGTCGACCGTGTTGCAGATAAATTGTCATTGACGTTTGATTATGAAACGGCACAAGTTGATGGGTTACATCCTGGTCGAACAGCAAAAGTATTATGTCAAGGAGAAGCTATAGGGTTTATTGGTGAATTACATCCTTCTGTAGCCAAAGCATATGATTTAGGGCGTACGTACGTATTTGAATTGAATTATGAGAAAATAATGGCATTCAATGTCGGCTATATAAACTATCATCAAATTCCTAAATTCCCTGGAGTAACACGTGATATCGCATTAGTTGTCGATACAGAAGTGCGTGTATCTTCATTAATTCAAACAATTCAACATTCAGGTGGTCGTTTGTTAAAAGAAGCATCTGTATTCGATGTTTATGACGGTGAGCATATGGAAACAGGTAAAAAATCAGTAGCCATCCGTTTAGACTATTTAGATACTGAAAATACATTGACAGAGGCACAAGTTGCAGAAGTGCATGACGTTATTTTAACTGCATTAGAGCGTCAAGGTGCAACATTAAGAGGATAA
- a CDS encoding CvpA family protein, with the protein MFVVISGTFLLVYAALGFYRSFLASLLHLFSTVFAIWVGLQFYKSLYQYLKLFVPFPKTDAFHIHYALAFEQPEQEFNAVISFMVIMFIVKVLTHVVLDTFSELAYRHRNVFSLRIFGVITSVISGVIVLHFILLLMALYPDAMIQSSLQHATILKWLITDLPILSKITLTLT; encoded by the coding sequence ATGTTCGTCGTGATCAGTGGTACGTTTCTACTGGTATATGCTGCTTTAGGTTTTTATCGTAGTTTTCTGGCAAGTTTGCTACATCTCTTTAGTACTGTTTTTGCAATATGGGTTGGATTACAATTTTATAAATCATTATATCAATATTTAAAATTATTTGTCCCATTCCCTAAAACGGATGCATTTCACATTCATTATGCATTAGCATTTGAGCAACCAGAACAGGAATTTAATGCTGTGATAAGTTTTATGGTCATCATGTTTATTGTCAAAGTACTTACACACGTTGTACTTGATACATTTTCTGAGTTGGCCTATCGTCACCGCAATGTTTTTAGTTTGCGTATATTCGGTGTCATAACGAGTGTGATTTCGGGTGTCATTGTATTGCATTTTATTTTACTATTAATGGCATTATATCCAGATGCTATGATTCAATCTTCTTTACAACATGCGACAATATTGAAATGGTTGATTACTGACCTTCCTATCCTTTCTAAAATTACACTGACTTTAACATAA
- the trxA gene encoding thioredoxin: MALIEVNDSNFNEQINSGVKLVDFWATWCGPCKMIAPVLEDLATDYDGKADILKLDVDQNQATAAKFEVMSIPTLIVFKDGEPVDKVVGFQPKENLAQVLDKHL; encoded by the coding sequence ATGGCATTAATCGAAGTAAATGATTCAAATTTTAACGAACAAATTAACAGTGGTGTGAAATTAGTCGACTTTTGGGCAACATGGTGTGGCCCATGTAAAATGATTGCACCCGTTTTAGAAGATTTAGCTACAGATTATGATGGAAAAGCAGATATATTAAAATTAGATGTTGACCAAAACCAAGCAACAGCGGCTAAATTTGAAGTGATGAGTATTCCAACTTTAATCGTATTTAAAGATGGAGAACCTGTTGACAAAGTGGTTGGATTCCAACCTAAAGAAAATTTAGCACAAGTTTTAGACAAGCATTTATAA
- a CDS encoding endonuclease MutS2 has product MKQKTLEVLEFDKIKSALLNEVISDLGAAKIRQLSPSTEYDTVVAQMEELDEIAQIYNQFRLPSLSGLSQIAPYVKRAQIGGTLNVQELNTIKRMIQIQNQFKTFYNQMIEDEEKISYPILHNQMVLLPVLTPLYQIIRETCDETDLFDSASYELQAIRSKISKTNQRIKSQLDRIVKSSGNQKKLSDAIVTVRNERHVIPVKAEYRQDFSGIMHDQSASGQTLYIEPSSVVELNNQVSRLRNDEKVEMERILSQLTEAVAREADALLITEDVMGHLDFLIAKARYGAKIKATKPSFTTSKMIYLPKAYHPLLDRDTVVANTITFEEDIQTVIITGPNTGGKTVTLKTLGLIVIMAQSGLLVPTLDGSQLSVFENVFCDIGDEQSIEQSLSTFSSHMKTIISILDEANKNSLILFDELGAGTDPSEGAALAMSILDHVQSVGARVMATTHYPELKAYSYNRHGVMNASVEFDVNTLSPTYKLLMGVPGRSNAFEISKRLGLNLKIINHAKSMVGQDEKEINTMIASLEHNAKRVDDQRIELEQLVREAESIHQQLSQKYAQFQNYESRLMEEAKEKANQRVQSATKEADTILKELREMRDRKGAEVKEHELIEKKKQLNDQYEAKSIKQNVQKQRYDVIQIGDEVKVLSYGQKGEVLDLIGDEEAVVQMGIIKMKLPIKDLEKKEKVKEKPTKMITRSNRSTVKMELDLRGYRYEEALVALDQYLDQAVLSNYEDVYIIHGKGTGALQKGVQQHLKQHRSVSTYRTGMPSEGGFGVTVAKLK; this is encoded by the coding sequence ATGAAACAAAAAACGTTAGAAGTATTGGAATTTGATAAAATTAAATCGGCGCTTTTGAACGAAGTAATCAGTGACTTAGGCGCAGCAAAAATACGCCAACTTTCTCCATCAACTGAATATGATACCGTTGTTGCTCAGATGGAAGAGTTAGATGAAATCGCTCAAATATATAACCAATTTCGTTTACCAAGTCTAAGTGGTTTATCTCAAATCGCGCCCTATGTGAAGCGTGCACAAATTGGTGGTACGTTGAATGTTCAAGAACTCAATACAATAAAGCGCATGATTCAAATTCAAAACCAGTTTAAAACTTTTTACAATCAAATGATTGAAGATGAAGAGAAAATAAGTTATCCCATACTGCATAATCAAATGGTATTATTGCCAGTATTAACACCGCTTTACCAAATTATAAGAGAAACATGTGATGAAACAGATTTATTTGATTCAGCCAGTTATGAATTACAGGCAATTAGAAGTAAAATATCAAAAACGAACCAACGCATTAAATCACAATTAGACCGAATTGTTAAATCATCAGGCAATCAAAAAAAGTTGTCGGATGCTATTGTTACTGTGCGAAATGAACGACATGTTATTCCCGTAAAAGCCGAATATCGTCAAGATTTTAGCGGGATTATGCATGATCAATCTGCATCGGGACAAACGCTCTATATCGAGCCATCATCCGTCGTTGAATTAAATAATCAGGTGAGTCGCTTACGCAATGATGAAAAAGTAGAAATGGAACGGATTTTATCTCAACTTACAGAAGCGGTGGCTCGAGAAGCGGATGCATTATTGATCACCGAAGATGTAATGGGGCACCTTGACTTTCTAATTGCAAAAGCACGTTATGGTGCCAAAATTAAAGCGACGAAACCTTCTTTTACGACATCAAAAATGATATATTTACCCAAAGCGTATCATCCTTTATTAGATAGAGATACCGTCGTTGCAAATACAATTACATTTGAAGAAGATATTCAAACGGTAATTATTACAGGACCTAATACAGGCGGTAAAACGGTCACACTTAAAACATTAGGGTTAATCGTGATTATGGCACAATCAGGACTACTCGTTCCTACGCTAGATGGAAGTCAACTTAGTGTGTTTGAGAATGTATTTTGTGATATCGGTGATGAACAATCTATCGAACAATCTTTATCGACGTTTTCTTCACATATGAAGACCATTATTTCAATTTTAGATGAAGCAAATAAGAACAGTTTGATTTTATTTGATGAACTTGGCGCAGGTACAGATCCAAGTGAAGGGGCTGCACTTGCGATGAGTATATTAGACCATGTGCAAAGTGTAGGTGCGCGTGTCATGGCGACGACTCATTACCCGGAATTAAAGGCATATAGCTACAATCGGCATGGCGTTATGAATGCGAGTGTTGAATTTGATGTGAATACATTAAGTCCAACCTACAAGTTGCTTATGGGTGTACCAGGACGTTCAAATGCATTTGAGATCTCTAAGCGTTTAGGGTTGAATTTAAAAATTATTAATCATGCGAAAAGTATGGTCGGACAAGATGAGAAAGAAATAAATACCATGATAGCATCGCTAGAACACAATGCAAAACGTGTGGATGATCAACGCATTGAACTTGAACAATTAGTTCGCGAAGCAGAATCTATACATCAACAATTAAGTCAAAAATATGCGCAATTTCAAAATTATGAGTCGCGATTAATGGAGGAAGCTAAAGAAAAGGCCAACCAACGTGTACAATCAGCGACAAAAGAAGCCGATACGATTTTGAAAGAATTGCGTGAGATGAGAGATCGAAAAGGTGCGGAAGTAAAAGAGCATGAGTTAATTGAAAAGAAAAAGCAACTGAATGATCAATACGAGGCGAAATCTATTAAACAAAATGTGCAAAAGCAACGTTATGATGTGATTCAAATTGGTGATGAAGTCAAAGTGCTGTCATATGGTCAAAAAGGTGAAGTCTTGGATCTCATAGGTGACGAGGAAGCAGTCGTGCAAATGGGTATTATCAAAATGAAATTACCGATTAAAGATTTAGAGAAAAAAGAAAAGGTGAAAGAAAAGCCTACAAAAATGATTACACGTTCTAATCGATCGACAGTTAAAATGGAACTCGATTTACGAGGATACCGTTATGAAGAAGCATTAGTTGCGTTAGACCAATATTTAGATCAAGCGGTATTAAGCAATTATGAAGATGTTTATATCATCCACGGGAAAGGAACAGGCGCTTTACAAAAAGGTGTTCAACAACATCTTAAGCAACATCGCAGTGTTTCAACGTATCGTACAGGAATGCCAAGTGAAGGTGGATTTGGGGTGACTGTCGCAAAACTAAAATAA
- the zapA gene encoding cell division protein ZapA, with protein MGEFKNRINVTINDQHYTIIGENDPEHIRYVADLVDDKIRTLGQRNAGLDSVRKAVLTAVNVTHELVLLEEENAKLREEIQRLKQRGH; from the coding sequence ATGGGTGAGTTTAAAAATAGAATAAACGTAACGATAAATGACCAGCACTATACGATTATAGGTGAAAATGATCCTGAGCATATTCGTTATGTAGCGGATTTAGTTGATGATAAAATTAGAACATTAGGTCAGCGGAATGCAGGATTAGATTCTGTACGTAAAGCTGTACTCACAGCGGTTAATGTGACGCATGAATTAGTATTATTAGAAGAAGAAAACGCTAAATTACGTGAAGAAATCCAACGTTTAAAACAACGAGGGCACTAA
- the polX gene encoding DNA polymerase/3'-5' exonuclease PolX — protein sequence MTKKDVIRLLENIATYMELKGENAFKVSAYRKAAQSLEIDERTLDEIDDVTSLKNIGKGVGDVIETYRTTGESPTLETLKQEVPEGLIPLLKIQGLGSKKIARLYEALHITDKASLQAACETGKVSELKGFAKKTEQNILEAVKALGAKKSHYPINMMRSLNDKIETYLNTIPEIERFEVAGSFRRMKEMSKDLDYIISTHAPLKVQAALLNIPNKTKEVAVGETKVSLELNHDDETIGVDFRLISPEAFYHTLQHFTGSKDHNIRIRQLAKARDEKVSEYGIERADGELLQFNSEKEIYAHFNVNWIAPTMREDGSEFDKDLSDIISLDDINGDIHMHTTASDGAMSLREMVEANIQKGYEFMCITDHSRNLRVANGLSVEKLLKQNEDIKALNEEYKEIDIYSGTEMDILPDGTLDYDDDVLAQLDYVIAAIHQSFNQTEAEIMKRFETACFNPYVRHIAHPTGRIIGRRDGYQVNIEKLVQMCKDTKTVLEINANPQRLDLNASILRTYPDLKLTINTDAHHTKHLDFMKYGVATAQKGFVKRSQVINTMTREQFKAFINQKKLDE from the coding sequence ATGACTAAAAAAGATGTCATACGTTTACTTGAAAATATCGCTACGTATATGGAATTAAAGGGTGAAAACGCGTTTAAAGTATCTGCTTACCGAAAGGCAGCACAAAGTCTTGAAATTGATGAACGGACGCTAGATGAAATTGACGACGTTACATCATTAAAAAATATTGGTAAAGGGGTCGGTGATGTTATTGAGACGTATCGTACGACGGGAGAATCACCTACTCTAGAAACATTAAAACAAGAGGTGCCAGAAGGACTCATTCCATTGCTTAAAATTCAAGGATTAGGCAGTAAAAAAATTGCGAGACTGTATGAAGCCCTTCATATTACAGATAAAGCTTCGTTACAAGCTGCCTGTGAAACGGGTAAAGTAAGTGAGCTTAAAGGGTTTGCTAAAAAAACAGAACAAAATATTTTAGAAGCAGTAAAAGCCTTAGGTGCTAAAAAATCGCATTACCCTATAAATATGATGCGGAGTTTAAACGATAAAATAGAAACATACTTAAATACAATTCCTGAAATTGAACGCTTTGAAGTTGCAGGCAGTTTTAGGCGTATGAAAGAAATGAGTAAAGATTTAGATTATATTATAAGTACACATGCGCCATTAAAGGTCCAAGCCGCATTGTTAAATATTCCTAATAAAACAAAGGAAGTCGCTGTTGGCGAAACAAAAGTCTCATTGGAGCTTAATCACGATGACGAGACGATTGGGGTCGATTTTCGTCTCATTTCACCAGAAGCTTTTTATCATACGTTACAACATTTCACAGGTTCAAAAGATCATAATATACGTATTCGTCAATTGGCAAAGGCGAGAGACGAGAAGGTAAGCGAATATGGAATTGAACGCGCAGATGGCGAGCTGTTACAATTTAATAGTGAAAAAGAGATATATGCACATTTTAACGTAAATTGGATTGCGCCAACGATGCGTGAAGACGGCTCTGAATTTGATAAAGATTTATCAGATATCATTAGTTTAGATGATATTAATGGTGATATACACATGCACACAACTGCAAGTGATGGCGCAATGTCTTTACGTGAAATGGTCGAAGCAAATATTCAAAAGGGTTACGAATTTATGTGTATTACAGACCATTCAAGAAATTTACGAGTGGCGAACGGTTTAAGTGTGGAAAAATTATTAAAACAAAACGAAGATATTAAAGCATTAAATGAAGAATATAAAGAAATCGATATTTATTCGGGAACAGAAATGGATATACTTCCTGATGGAACACTTGATTATGATGACGATGTGTTGGCGCAACTTGACTATGTGATTGCAGCAATCCATCAAAGCTTTAATCAAACCGAAGCAGAAATTATGAAGCGATTTGAAACAGCGTGCTTCAACCCTTATGTAAGACATATTGCACATCCAACAGGACGCATTATTGGTCGACGTGATGGCTACCAAGTGAATATCGAAAAATTAGTTCAAATGTGTAAAGACACTAAAACGGTGCTAGAAATTAATGCTAATCCACAACGACTTGATTTAAATGCATCTATTTTACGCACATACCCAGACCTTAAACTTACAATCAATACAGATGCGCATCATACCAAACATTTGGATTTTATGAAGTATGGTGTAGCTACCGCTCAAAAAGGATTTGTTAAAAGATCACAAGTTATCAATACGATGACGCGAGAACAATTTAAAGCATTTATAAATCAGAAAAAGTTAGATGAATAA
- the uvrC gene encoding excinuclease ABC subunit UvrC — protein MSDIKLKLKQKLSVLPMEPGCYLMKDRQDQVIYVGKAKRLRNRVRSYFTGAHDLKTTRLVREIVDFEYIVTSSETESLLLELNLIKKYQPRYNVLLKDDKSYPFIKITKERHPKLIVTRTVRKGSGKYFGPYPNAYSAHETKKLLDRIYPYRKCDKMPDRLCLYYHIGQCLGPCVYPVKQSKYDQMTREISDFLNGEDKTILNQLETRMHVASENLEFEQAKEYRDLIEHIHNLTKKQKIMSADQTVRDVFGYHVEKGWICIQVFFVRQGNLIEREATMFPLQQTPEEEFYTFIGQFYQLNQHFIPKEIHVPKDLDYDMIHSVVETKILTPQRGPKKQLVDLAKKNAKIALENKFEMIARDESRTIKAIEQLGEAMGIQTPIRIEAFDNSNIQGVDPVSAMVSFVDGKPDKKGYRKYKIKTVEGPDDYKSMQEAVRRRYTRVLNEGLPLPDLIIVDGGKGHMTSVLDVIQNELGLDIPIAGLQKNDKHQTSELLYGEEAHIIPLKKNGQAFYLLQRIQDEVHRFAITFHRQTRQKTGMQSVLDQVEGIGPKRKTKLLRHFGSIKKMRQASIEELKASGLPEKTAKTLYHTLQEENG, from the coding sequence GTGAGTGATATTAAATTAAAATTGAAACAAAAACTCTCCGTTTTACCTATGGAACCAGGGTGCTATTTAATGAAAGATCGACAAGATCAAGTGATTTATGTAGGGAAAGCCAAGCGGCTACGAAATCGGGTGCGCTCTTATTTTACTGGAGCACATGATTTGAAAACGACTCGGCTTGTACGTGAGATTGTCGATTTTGAATATATTGTAACGTCGAGCGAAACGGAGTCATTATTACTTGAATTGAATTTAATAAAGAAGTATCAACCGAGATATAACGTCTTACTAAAGGATGACAAAAGTTATCCATTTATTAAAATCACGAAGGAACGCCATCCCAAATTAATCGTAACGCGGACTGTAAGAAAAGGGAGTGGAAAATATTTTGGACCTTATCCTAATGCTTATTCTGCCCACGAAACAAAAAAGTTGCTAGATCGTATTTATCCTTATCGAAAATGTGATAAAATGCCGGATCGACTCTGCTTATATTACCATATCGGTCAATGTTTAGGACCGTGTGTTTATCCTGTAAAACAAAGTAAATATGACCAAATGACTCGTGAAATTAGTGATTTTTTAAATGGTGAAGATAAAACTATTTTAAATCAATTAGAAACACGCATGCATGTTGCGAGTGAGAACTTAGAATTTGAACAAGCGAAAGAGTATCGTGATCTTATTGAACATATCCACAACTTAACAAAAAAACAGAAAATTATGTCTGCAGATCAAACTGTACGAGACGTCTTTGGCTATCACGTTGAAAAGGGTTGGATATGCATCCAAGTGTTTTTCGTGCGTCAAGGAAACTTAATTGAGAGGGAAGCCACAATGTTTCCTTTACAACAAACTCCAGAAGAAGAATTCTATACCTTTATCGGTCAGTTTTACCAATTAAATCAACACTTTATTCCGAAAGAAATACATGTCCCTAAAGATTTGGACTATGACATGATTCATTCCGTAGTAGAGACTAAAATTTTAACACCTCAGCGTGGACCCAAAAAACAACTTGTAGATTTAGCTAAAAAGAATGCTAAAATTGCACTGGAAAATAAATTCGAAATGATTGCTCGAGATGAATCTCGAACGATTAAAGCTATTGAACAACTCGGTGAGGCGATGGGTATTCAAACACCTATTCGCATTGAAGCTTTTGATAACTCGAATATTCAAGGTGTAGACCCTGTTTCAGCCATGGTCTCGTTTGTAGACGGCAAACCTGATAAAAAAGGATATCGTAAATATAAAATTAAGACAGTTGAAGGACCAGATGATTATAAATCAATGCAAGAAGCCGTTCGACGACGATATACGCGTGTTTTAAATGAGGGATTACCGTTACCAGATTTGATTATTGTGGACGGTGGGAAAGGTCATATGACAAGTGTCTTAGATGTTATTCAAAATGAATTAGGACTTGATATTCCAATAGCTGGTCTCCAAAAAAATGATAAACACCAAACGTCTGAGTTGTTATATGGCGAAGAGGCACACATTATACCCCTAAAAAAGAATGGGCAAGCATTTTATTTACTGCAACGTATTCAAGATGAAGTCCACCGTTTTGCAATTACATTTCACCGTCAAACACGTCAAAAAACTGGAATGCAATCCGTTTTAGATCAAGTTGAAGGTATCGGACCAAAACGCAAAACAAAATTGCTACGCCATTTCGGGTCGATTAAAAAAATGCGTCAAGCGTCAATAGAAGAATTGAAAGCAAGCGGCTTACCTGAAAAGACAGCTAAAACACTGTATCATACGTTACAGGAAGAAAATGGATAA